Proteins from a single region of Calonectris borealis chromosome 14, bCalBor7.hap1.2, whole genome shotgun sequence:
- the CYB561A3 gene encoding lysosomal membrane ascorbate-dependent ferrireductase CYB561A3 isoform X3: MGPPRPRWSRHRHPVADMLDLPFLPFCILLGGLGFVCVIFVSAWCQHWRGGFALDGSAQMFNWHPVLMVTGMVVLYGAAALVYRLPPAWSGPKLPWKVLHGALALAAFGLAVLGLAAVFRFHNVHGTPNMYSLHSWLGLATVLLFSCQWLAGFSAFLLPWAPAWLRALYKPAHVFFGSTILMLSVASCVSGINEKLFFSLKNGTTEYKRLPAEAVFANLLGLLILLFGVLVLGALARPSWKRPDADSPDSCQPLLTAER, from the exons ATGGGTCCCCCCCGACCCCGGTGGAGCAG ACACCGCCATCCCGTCGCAGATATGCTGGATCTGCCCTTCCTGCCCTTCTGCATCCTCCTGGGTGGCCTGGGCTTCGTGTGCGTGATCTTCGTGAGCGCCTGGTGCCAGCACTGGCGCGGCGGCTTCGCCTTGGACGGCAGCGCCCAGATGTTCAACTGGCACCCGGTGCTGATGGTGACAGGCATGGTGGTGCTGTACGGCGCAG CAGCCCTGGTGTACCGCCTGCCCCCCGCCTGGAGCGGCCCCAAGCTCCCCTGGAAGGTGCTGCACGGTGCCCTGGCCCTGGCAGCCTTCGGCCTGGCCGTGCTGGGGCTGGCGGCCGTCTTTCGCTTCCACAACGTCCACGGGACGCCCAACATGTACTCGCTGCACagctggctggggctggccaCCGTGCTGCTCTTCTCCTGCCAG tggCTGGCCGGCTTCAGCGCCTTCCTGCTGCCCTGGGCTCCTGCCTGGCTCCGTGCCCTCTACAAGCCTGCCCACGTGTTCTTCGGCTCCACCATCCTCATGCTGTCCGTGGCCTCGTGCGTGTCGGGCATCAACGAGAAGCTCTTTTTCAGCCT GAAAAATGGGACGACAGAGTACAAGCGCCTGCCCGCCGAGGCTGTCTTTGCCAACTTGCTGGGGCTCCTGATCCTCCTCTtcggggtgctggtgctgggcgcCCTGGCCAGGCCGAGCTGGAAGCGCCCTGATGCCGACTCCCCAGACTCTTGCCAG cccctgctcaccGCCGAGCGCTGA
- the TMEM216 gene encoding transmembrane protein 216 isoform X2 — translation MAPRSRQRSSAPLQVLLFLNGWYSATYFLLEAFVFVYKVLLLPYPFTNLVLDVVLLFLYLGTEATRIFFGSKGNLCQRKVPLSISLALTVPAAVMAAYYLLLQTYALRLEAILSAILLLFYAVELLLGVLALVSFSSVDSY, via the exons ATGGCGCCCAGGA GCCGCCAGCGCTCCTCGGCGCCGCTGCAGGTCCTGCTTTTCCTCAACGGGTGGTACAGCGCTACCTACTTCCTCCTGGAAGCCTTCGTCTTCGTGTACAAGG tgctgctgctgccgtaCCCCTTCACCAACCTGGTGCTGGACGTGGTGCTGCTCTTCCTCTACCTCGGCACTGAGGCCACCCGCATCTTCTTCG GGTCCaagggcaacctgtgccagcggaAAGTGCCACTTTCCATCAGCCTGGCCCTGACCGTCCCGGCAGCCGTGATGGCGGCCTATTACCTGCTGCTGCAGACCTACGCCCTGCGCCTGGAAGCCATCCTCAgcgccatcctcctcctcttctacgCCGTGGAGCTGCTGCTCGGCGTCCTCGCACTGGTTTCCTTCTCCAG CGTGGATTCGTACTGA
- the CPSF7 gene encoding cleavage and polyadenylation specificity factor subunit 7 isoform X2, whose translation MSEGVDLIDIYADEEFNQDSEFSNADQMDLYDDVLAASSQPPESRTSSSEAPPEIRQEPSPKPNSKSPAILYTYSGLRNKRAAVYVGSFSWWTTDQQLIQTIRSVGVYDVVELKFAENRANGQSKGYAEVVVASENSVHKLLELLPGKILNGDKVEVRLATRQNLSQFEAQARKRVPPRAHSRDSVDSVDGRATPTENALPPARVEKPPSVLPFFNRPPAALPLMGLPPPPMPPPPPLSSGFGVPPPPPGIHYQHLMPPPPRLPPHLAVPPPGAVPPALHLNPAFFPPPNAALGPPPDTYGKAMAPYNHSSRELGPPPPPVSEVEFEEIMNRNRAISSSAISKAVSGASAGDYSDAIETLLTAIAVIKQSRVANDERCRVLLSSLKDCLHGIEAKSYSTGASSSSSRKRHRSRERSPSRSRESSRRHRDLLHSEDRHEDYFQERNREHERHRDRDRERDRHH comes from the exons GACTCTGAGTTCAGTAATGCTGATCAGATGGACCTGTACGACGACGTGTTAGCAGCCAGCTCGCAGCCCCCCGAAAGCCGCACCAGCAGCTCGGAGGCACCCCCGGAGATCCGCCAGGAGCCCTCCCCCAAGCCCAACAGCAAATCTCCCGCCATCCTGTACACGTACAGCGGGCTGCGCAACAAGAGAGCCGCCGTCTACGTGGGCAGCTTCTCCTGG TGGACGACTGACCAGCAGCTGATCCAGACCATCCGCTCGGTTGGTGTCTACGATGTAGTGGAGCTGAAATTCGCAGAGAACCGAGCCAATGGCCAGTCGAAAGG GTACGCAGAGGTGGTGGTCGCCTCTGAGAACTCGGTCCACAAACTCCTGGAGCTCCTGCCCGGCAAAATCCTCAACGGGGACAAGGTGGAGGTGAGGCTGGCAACCCGGCAGAACCTGTCACAGTTCGAGGCGCAGGCTCGCAAAC GTGTGCCGCCGAGGGCCCACTCCCGGGACTCCGTGGACTCGGTGGACGGCCGTGCCACGCCGACGGAGAATGCCTTGCCACCTGCCCGCGTGGAGAAACCCCCCTCTGTCCTGCCTTTTTTCaaccgcccccccgccgccctgcccctcatggggctgcccccgccgccgatgccccccccgccacccctctCCTCCGGCTTCggcgtccccccgcccccgcccggcatCCACTACCAGCATCTCATGCCCCCGCCGCCTCGACTGCCCCCCCACCTGGCTGTGCCACCCCCGGGGGCCGTTCCCCCCGCCCTGCACCTCAACCCTGCCTTCTTCCCCCCACCCAACGCGGCCCTGGGTCCTCCGCCGGACACCTACGGCAAGGCCATGGCCCCCTACAACCACAGCAG CCGGGAGCTCGGCCCACCACCTCCCCCTGTGAGCGAAGTGGAGTTTGAGGAGATCATGAACAGGAACCGGGCGATCTCCAGCAGCGCCATTTCCAAGGCGGTGTCCGGCGCCAGCGCAG GCGATTACAGCGACGCCATCGAGACCCTCCTCACGGCCATCGCCGTCATCAAGCAGTCCCGCGTCGCCAACGACGAGCGGTGCCGCGTCCTCCTCTCGTCACTCAAAGACTGTCTGCACGGCATCGAAGCCAAGTCCTACAGCACgggcgccagcagcagctcctccag gaAAAGACACCGATCTCGGGAGCGCTCTCCCAGCCGGTCCCGCGAGAGCAGCCGGCGACACCGGGACCTGCTCCACAGCGAGGATCGGCACGAGGACTATTTCCAGGAGCGGAACCGGGAGCACGAGAGACATcgggacagggacagagagagggaccGGCACCACTGA
- the CYB561A3 gene encoding lysosomal membrane ascorbate-dependent ferrireductase CYB561A3 isoform X2, with the protein MGRLGAVASIARHRHPVADMLDLPFLPFCILLGGLGFVCVIFVSAWCQHWRGGFALDGSAQMFNWHPVLMVTGMVVLYGAAALVYRLPPAWSGPKLPWKVLHGALALAAFGLAVLGLAAVFRFHNVHGTPNMYSLHSWLGLATVLLFSCQWLAGFSAFLLPWAPAWLRALYKPAHVFFGSTILMLSVASCVSGINEKLFFSLKNGTTEYKRLPAEAVFANLLGLLILLFGVLVLGALARPSWKRPDADSPDSCQPLLTAER; encoded by the exons ATGGGGCGGCTCGGCGCCGTGGCGAGCATTGCAAG ACACCGCCATCCCGTCGCAGATATGCTGGATCTGCCCTTCCTGCCCTTCTGCATCCTCCTGGGTGGCCTGGGCTTCGTGTGCGTGATCTTCGTGAGCGCCTGGTGCCAGCACTGGCGCGGCGGCTTCGCCTTGGACGGCAGCGCCCAGATGTTCAACTGGCACCCGGTGCTGATGGTGACAGGCATGGTGGTGCTGTACGGCGCAG CAGCCCTGGTGTACCGCCTGCCCCCCGCCTGGAGCGGCCCCAAGCTCCCCTGGAAGGTGCTGCACGGTGCCCTGGCCCTGGCAGCCTTCGGCCTGGCCGTGCTGGGGCTGGCGGCCGTCTTTCGCTTCCACAACGTCCACGGGACGCCCAACATGTACTCGCTGCACagctggctggggctggccaCCGTGCTGCTCTTCTCCTGCCAG tggCTGGCCGGCTTCAGCGCCTTCCTGCTGCCCTGGGCTCCTGCCTGGCTCCGTGCCCTCTACAAGCCTGCCCACGTGTTCTTCGGCTCCACCATCCTCATGCTGTCCGTGGCCTCGTGCGTGTCGGGCATCAACGAGAAGCTCTTTTTCAGCCT GAAAAATGGGACGACAGAGTACAAGCGCCTGCCCGCCGAGGCTGTCTTTGCCAACTTGCTGGGGCTCCTGATCCTCCTCTtcggggtgctggtgctgggcgcCCTGGCCAGGCCGAGCTGGAAGCGCCCTGATGCCGACTCCCCAGACTCTTGCCAG cccctgctcaccGCCGAGCGCTGA
- the CYB561A3 gene encoding lysosomal membrane ascorbate-dependent ferrireductase CYB561A3 isoform X1 yields MEAPGEAEGAAGLGGRRAGLRHRHPVADMLDLPFLPFCILLGGLGFVCVIFVSAWCQHWRGGFALDGSAQMFNWHPVLMVTGMVVLYGAAALVYRLPPAWSGPKLPWKVLHGALALAAFGLAVLGLAAVFRFHNVHGTPNMYSLHSWLGLATVLLFSCQWLAGFSAFLLPWAPAWLRALYKPAHVFFGSTILMLSVASCVSGINEKLFFSLKNGTTEYKRLPAEAVFANLLGLLILLFGVLVLGALARPSWKRPDADSPDSCQPLLTAER; encoded by the exons ATGGAGGCGCCCGGCGAggccgagggggcggcggggctcggcgggcggcgggcggggctgag ACACCGCCATCCCGTCGCAGATATGCTGGATCTGCCCTTCCTGCCCTTCTGCATCCTCCTGGGTGGCCTGGGCTTCGTGTGCGTGATCTTCGTGAGCGCCTGGTGCCAGCACTGGCGCGGCGGCTTCGCCTTGGACGGCAGCGCCCAGATGTTCAACTGGCACCCGGTGCTGATGGTGACAGGCATGGTGGTGCTGTACGGCGCAG CAGCCCTGGTGTACCGCCTGCCCCCCGCCTGGAGCGGCCCCAAGCTCCCCTGGAAGGTGCTGCACGGTGCCCTGGCCCTGGCAGCCTTCGGCCTGGCCGTGCTGGGGCTGGCGGCCGTCTTTCGCTTCCACAACGTCCACGGGACGCCCAACATGTACTCGCTGCACagctggctggggctggccaCCGTGCTGCTCTTCTCCTGCCAG tggCTGGCCGGCTTCAGCGCCTTCCTGCTGCCCTGGGCTCCTGCCTGGCTCCGTGCCCTCTACAAGCCTGCCCACGTGTTCTTCGGCTCCACCATCCTCATGCTGTCCGTGGCCTCGTGCGTGTCGGGCATCAACGAGAAGCTCTTTTTCAGCCT GAAAAATGGGACGACAGAGTACAAGCGCCTGCCCGCCGAGGCTGTCTTTGCCAACTTGCTGGGGCTCCTGATCCTCCTCTtcggggtgctggtgctgggcgcCCTGGCCAGGCCGAGCTGGAAGCGCCCTGATGCCGACTCCCCAGACTCTTGCCAG cccctgctcaccGCCGAGCGCTGA
- the TMEM138 gene encoding transmembrane protein 138 isoform X2, producing the protein MLQTSNYSLVLFLQFLLLFYDLFVNSFSELLRTAPAVQLVLFIIQDIAILFNVIIIFLMFFNTFVFQAGLVNLLFHKFKGTILLSAAYLNLRWRDSSRFVWTEGLQTLFVFQRLAAVLYCYFYKRTAVHLGDPLFYQDSLWLRKEFAQFRG; encoded by the exons ATGCTCCAGACCAGCAACTACAGCCTGGTGCTGTTCCTGcagttccttctgcttttctacGACCTCTTCGTCAACTCTTTCTCGGAGCTGCTCCGCACGGCTCCTGCCGTCCAGCTCGTCCTCTTCAT catccAGGACATCGCTATTCTCTTCAAtgtcatcatcatcttcctcatGTTCTTCAACACCTTCGTCTTCCAGGCTGGGCTGGTCAATCTCCTCTTCCACAAGTTCAAGGGGACCATCCTACTGTCGGCGGCCTACCTG AACCTGCGGTGGCGGGACTCCAGCCGCTTCGTGTGGACCGAAGGCCTGCAGaccctttttgtttttcagcgGCTGG cgGCCGTGCTCTACTGTTACTTCTACAAGAGGACGGCGGTGCATCTGGGCGACCCCCTCTTCTACCAGGACTCACTCTGGCTGCGCAAGGAGTTTGCGCAGTTCCGCGGCTGA
- the CYB561A3 gene encoding lysosomal membrane ascorbate-dependent ferrireductase CYB561A3 isoform X4 yields MLDLPFLPFCILLGGLGFVCVIFVSAWCQHWRGGFALDGSAQMFNWHPVLMVTGMVVLYGAAALVYRLPPAWSGPKLPWKVLHGALALAAFGLAVLGLAAVFRFHNVHGTPNMYSLHSWLGLATVLLFSCQWLAGFSAFLLPWAPAWLRALYKPAHVFFGSTILMLSVASCVSGINEKLFFSLKNGTTEYKRLPAEAVFANLLGLLILLFGVLVLGALARPSWKRPDADSPDSCQPLLTAER; encoded by the exons ATGCTGGATCTGCCCTTCCTGCCCTTCTGCATCCTCCTGGGTGGCCTGGGCTTCGTGTGCGTGATCTTCGTGAGCGCCTGGTGCCAGCACTGGCGCGGCGGCTTCGCCTTGGACGGCAGCGCCCAGATGTTCAACTGGCACCCGGTGCTGATGGTGACAGGCATGGTGGTGCTGTACGGCGCAG CAGCCCTGGTGTACCGCCTGCCCCCCGCCTGGAGCGGCCCCAAGCTCCCCTGGAAGGTGCTGCACGGTGCCCTGGCCCTGGCAGCCTTCGGCCTGGCCGTGCTGGGGCTGGCGGCCGTCTTTCGCTTCCACAACGTCCACGGGACGCCCAACATGTACTCGCTGCACagctggctggggctggccaCCGTGCTGCTCTTCTCCTGCCAG tggCTGGCCGGCTTCAGCGCCTTCCTGCTGCCCTGGGCTCCTGCCTGGCTCCGTGCCCTCTACAAGCCTGCCCACGTGTTCTTCGGCTCCACCATCCTCATGCTGTCCGTGGCCTCGTGCGTGTCGGGCATCAACGAGAAGCTCTTTTTCAGCCT GAAAAATGGGACGACAGAGTACAAGCGCCTGCCCGCCGAGGCTGTCTTTGCCAACTTGCTGGGGCTCCTGATCCTCCTCTtcggggtgctggtgctgggcgcCCTGGCCAGGCCGAGCTGGAAGCGCCCTGATGCCGACTCCCCAGACTCTTGCCAG cccctgctcaccGCCGAGCGCTGA
- the TMEM138 gene encoding transmembrane protein 138 isoform X1 encodes MLQTSNYSLVLFLQFLLLFYDLFVNSFSELLRTAPAVQLVLFIIQDIAILFNVIIIFLMFFNTFVFQAGLVNLLFHKFKGTILLSAAYLVLSISFHVWVMNLRWRDSSRFVWTEGLQTLFVFQRLAAVLYCYFYKRTAVHLGDPLFYQDSLWLRKEFAQFRG; translated from the exons ATGCTCCAGACCAGCAACTACAGCCTGGTGCTGTTCCTGcagttccttctgcttttctacGACCTCTTCGTCAACTCTTTCTCGGAGCTGCTCCGCACGGCTCCTGCCGTCCAGCTCGTCCTCTTCAT catccAGGACATCGCTATTCTCTTCAAtgtcatcatcatcttcctcatGTTCTTCAACACCTTCGTCTTCCAGGCTGGGCTGGTCAATCTCCTCTTCCACAAGTTCAAGGGGACCATCCTACTGTCGGCGGCCTACCTGGTGCTCAGCATCTCCTTCCACGTCTGGGTTATG AACCTGCGGTGGCGGGACTCCAGCCGCTTCGTGTGGACCGAAGGCCTGCAGaccctttttgtttttcagcgGCTGG cgGCCGTGCTCTACTGTTACTTCTACAAGAGGACGGCGGTGCATCTGGGCGACCCCCTCTTCTACCAGGACTCACTCTGGCTGCGCAAGGAGTTTGCGCAGTTCCGCGGCTGA
- the TMEM216 gene encoding transmembrane protein 216 isoform X1, protein MAPRSRQRSSAPLQVLLFLNGWYSATYFLLEAFVFVYKVLLLPYPFTNLVLDVVLLFLYLGTEATRIFFGSKGNLCQRKVPLSISLALTVPAAVMAAYYLLLQTYALRLEAILSAILLLFYAVELLLGVLALVSFSRYRCPSTPCREPGNARAPQEPAR, encoded by the exons ATGGCGCCCAGGA GCCGCCAGCGCTCCTCGGCGCCGCTGCAGGTCCTGCTTTTCCTCAACGGGTGGTACAGCGCTACCTACTTCCTCCTGGAAGCCTTCGTCTTCGTGTACAAGG tgctgctgctgccgtaCCCCTTCACCAACCTGGTGCTGGACGTGGTGCTGCTCTTCCTCTACCTCGGCACTGAGGCCACCCGCATCTTCTTCG GGTCCaagggcaacctgtgccagcggaAAGTGCCACTTTCCATCAGCCTGGCCCTGACCGTCCCGGCAGCCGTGATGGCGGCCTATTACCTGCTGCTGCAGACCTACGCCCTGCGCCTGGAAGCCATCCTCAgcgccatcctcctcctcttctacgCCGTGGAGCTGCTGCTCGGCGTCCTCGCACTGGTTTCCTTCTCCAGGTACCGCTGCCCGTCCACACCGTGCAGGGAGCCGGGTAACGCCAGGGCGCCGCAGGAGCCGGCACGGTGA